A window of Clavibacter michiganensis contains these coding sequences:
- the dapA gene encoding 4-hydroxy-tetrahydrodipicolinate synthase — MVPVSTENPFGQVLVALVTPFTADGEVDWAGVEKHMDDVIVAGADGIVVTGTTGETSTLTDPEKIRLVEVGRSVSAGRAKIITGGGSNETAHAMQLARQSEKAGADGNMIVTPYYNKPTQAGVLTHFRMIADATDLPVILYDIPGRTGIPIQYETILRAAKHPNILAIKDAKGDLAQASRVLNQTGLMYFAGDDANALPTLAIGGTGLIGVTANITATPYRTMVDAVNAGDLGAATHAHQQLEPLVRAVMTHVPGTVAAKYILHGLGRIGSPRVRLPLVGPEEWEAAQIEDEIDLVRDVPGVDFRNFRPDRNAAAGGALPQVAGTTR, encoded by the coding sequence ATGGTGCCCGTGTCCACAGAGAACCCGTTCGGCCAGGTCCTGGTGGCGCTCGTCACCCCGTTCACCGCCGATGGCGAGGTCGACTGGGCGGGCGTCGAGAAGCACATGGACGACGTCATCGTCGCGGGCGCGGACGGCATCGTCGTCACGGGCACGACGGGCGAGACCAGCACGCTGACCGACCCGGAGAAGATCAGGCTCGTCGAGGTCGGCCGGTCCGTGAGCGCGGGCCGGGCGAAGATCATCACGGGCGGCGGATCCAACGAGACCGCGCACGCCATGCAGCTCGCGCGCCAGAGCGAGAAGGCCGGCGCGGACGGCAACATGATCGTCACGCCGTACTACAACAAGCCCACGCAGGCCGGCGTGCTCACGCACTTCCGCATGATCGCGGACGCGACCGACCTCCCGGTCATCCTCTACGACATCCCCGGCCGCACGGGCATCCCGATCCAGTACGAGACGATCCTCCGCGCCGCGAAGCACCCGAACATCCTCGCCATCAAGGACGCCAAGGGCGACCTCGCGCAGGCCAGCCGCGTGCTCAACCAGACCGGCCTCATGTACTTCGCGGGCGACGACGCGAACGCGCTGCCGACCCTCGCGATCGGCGGGACCGGACTCATCGGCGTCACCGCGAACATCACCGCGACTCCGTACCGCACCATGGTCGACGCCGTGAACGCGGGCGACCTCGGCGCCGCGACGCACGCGCACCAGCAGCTCGAGCCGCTCGTCCGCGCGGTCATGACCCACGTGCCCGGCACGGTCGCGGCCAAGTACATCCTCCACGGCCTCGGCCGCATCGGCAGCCCCCGCGTCCGCCTGCCCCTCGTGGGGCCGGAGGAGTGGGAGGCCGCGCAGATCGAGGACGAGATCGACCTCGTCCGCGACGTCCCCGGCGTCGACTTCCGCAACTTCCGACCGGACCGCAACGCCGCGGCGGGTGGAGCGCTGCCCCAGGTCGCCGGCACCACGCGCTGA